A single window of Chloracidobacterium thermophilum B DNA harbors:
- a CDS encoding TetR/AcrR family transcriptional regulator: protein MSAPTKCSLTIGSELGVALPKQERSRRTREKLILAAAQLFEERGFEKTTSNDIAAAAGVSIGSFYAYFSDKRQILLLLFEQLIAERLDAVFSNFTEEDLTGGDLRGCIERCIHRTFANKAATPGLTRLIYDLAPKDEAVGALCRRLMEESVENLEKLLRKAMALGLTGLTDPHTAATTIVHAVEAVARKCVFEDELPEKDWPPYITCLTDMTYGFVFGARSQLPA, encoded by the coding sequence ATGAGCGCGCCTACGAAATGCTCTCTGACTATTGGCTCAGAGCTTGGAGTTGCACTACCGAAGCAGGAACGCAGCCGTCGCACCCGTGAAAAGCTCATCCTGGCTGCCGCCCAGCTTTTCGAGGAACGAGGCTTCGAGAAAACGACCTCGAATGACATCGCGGCGGCAGCCGGTGTCAGCATTGGGTCGTTTTATGCCTACTTCTCAGACAAGCGGCAGATTCTACTTTTGCTGTTTGAGCAGCTTATTGCCGAACGTCTGGATGCCGTCTTCAGCAATTTCACTGAAGAAGACCTGACTGGCGGCGACCTCCGGGGTTGTATTGAACGCTGTATTCACCGCACCTTTGCCAACAAGGCGGCGACGCCAGGGCTGACCCGTCTCATTTACGACCTGGCTCCCAAGGATGAAGCCGTCGGGGCGCTGTGCCGGCGCCTGATGGAAGAATCCGTAGAAAACCTGGAGAAGTTGCTCCGCAAGGCGATGGCGCTGGGACTGACGGGCCTGACCGATCCGCACACGGCAGCGACAACCATCGTCCACGCCGTCGAGGCGGTTGCCCGCAAATGCGTCTTTGAAGACGAATTGCCAGAGAAAGACTGGCCGCCCTACATCACCTGCCTGACAGACATGACCTATGGATTTGTC